In Gemmatimonadaceae bacterium, a genomic segment contains:
- a CDS encoding DUF4159 domain-containing protein — translation MSASRWAMGVGRWAVVGMLLVAPHLVGAQRPTRPRGGGFNQFFGGPDDMYQPPAFHGNVPYDGRFTFARIRYRGFEHWAGPEGPGWAHDYPDADENFVKILRDVTAVHPFVESGPMVGSVLVSLDDPLLFKYPVSYMSEPGGWHPNDKEMAGFRSYILKGGFMIFDDFREGWRGNYDWSNLQQLTAVAFPGLHWIQLKGDEPVFDSFFKVDMNKAVEWPSTSAYGTRPPTYWGLFDGNDPHKRLMLMANVDNDIGESWQWSGQGFVPIAQANEIYKLGINYVIYALTH, via the coding sequence ATGAGCGCTTCGCGATGGGCGATGGGCGTTGGGCGTTGGGCGGTCGTCGGGATGCTTCTCGTCGCGCCACATCTTGTTGGTGCACAGCGGCCGACACGACCGCGCGGCGGAGGATTCAACCAATTCTTCGGCGGGCCGGACGACATGTATCAGCCGCCGGCGTTTCACGGCAACGTGCCGTACGACGGCCGGTTCACGTTTGCGCGCATTCGGTATCGCGGCTTCGAGCACTGGGCGGGGCCCGAGGGGCCGGGCTGGGCGCACGATTATCCGGACGCTGATGAGAATTTTGTAAAGATTCTTCGCGACGTCACGGCGGTGCATCCGTTCGTCGAATCGGGGCCGATGGTCGGCAGTGTGCTCGTTTCGCTCGACGATCCGCTCCTGTTCAAGTATCCCGTGAGCTACATGTCGGAACCCGGCGGCTGGCATCCGAACGACAAGGAGATGGCCGGTTTTCGAAGCTATATCCTGAAAGGCGGATTCATGATCTTTGATGATTTCCGCGAAGGGTGGCGCGGCAACTACGACTGGTCGAATCTCCAGCAGCTGACGGCGGTCGCGTTTCCGGGCCTGCACTGGATTCAGCTCAAGGGCGACGAGCCGGTCTTCGATTCATTCTTCAAGGTCGACATGAACAAGGCCGTCGAGTGGCCTTCGACCTCGGCGTACGGCACGCGGCCGCCAACGTACTGGGGCCTGTTCGACGGCAACGATCCGCACAAGCGCTTGATGCTGATGGCCAACGTCGACAACGACATCGGCGAATCGTGGCAGTGGTCGGGACAGGGATTCGTGCCGATCGCGCAGGCGAACGAGATCTACAAGCTGGGCATCAACTACGTGATCTACGCACTGACTCACTAG
- a CDS encoding tetratricopeptide repeat protein: protein MQRSAEKEVPRLRRWAPPLGMTLGVMLFASPLSAQSASDGRDSLQAGKYKEAIVILSKVPAADSAWLDAQHDLVRAYASVGRYDDAENTARRAVSTPRGKELWNSLGQVLLVRGKRAAAEGAFVRASSEHASDSLVAQLNLAELHYARGERDRAMKEFDHFIDIYNASAGSSLSSEELVAVATAVEYLGANDPQLFKDALKAYDRAISADPTNLDAKIKLGELFLRKYNFADAQKTFEDVLDNNPNEPRALLGAARRLEADNQPGADSLLRAALNVNPDYPDARTLHGEMLLSLEDYAGAQQDIDRALRIDPMNERALAVATAIKYLSHDQPGYEAMRQRALAANPNDGELDATLAELSGQVRLYEQAADFARQALQLNPKNWRAWGLLGNNELRLGQIDDGKKSLETAFSGDPYSVWVKNTLDLLDTYKNYDMISSDHFRFMIEKDESQILAVYLKDLAEQAYAKYSKEFGYAPPPPIRIEVYRSHADFSVRTVGLAGLGALGVSFGTTLAFDSPAAKDAGPFNWGSTVWHELAHTFTLGVTDNRIPRWLSEGLSVYEEHHGPKTGWGFSVSPDFLAAYKAGKLVPVSRMNDGFMHPAYPEQVQFSYFQASLVCELIVRDYGEGAIARMLQAYKDGMTTEQVFQKVLNTDMKSFDKKFDDYLKLRYASVLPSITKEPPEINASTSLDDVDQMVKNKPNDFGVLLLGGMAMVEHNELDRAIPLLERARDIFPEYGGDDSPYAVLDAVYAKKGDLAKEAAVLERWTTLTETNAKALARLADVQEKLGNAKAAADALDRLMFVNPFDLATHQRLAQLSAAAGDRQRTIRERTAIVALNPVDQADAWYQLAQAQHDAGDDVHARTSVLRSLEEAPNFEKAQTLLLTIYDARVRQSGGEVKKP, encoded by the coding sequence ATGCAGCGCTCCGCTGAGAAGGAGGTCCCTCGACTCCGGCGCTGGGCGCCTCCGCTCGGGATGACACTTGGCGTGATGCTCTTCGCCTCGCCGCTCTCCGCCCAATCCGCCTCCGACGGCCGCGACTCGCTCCAAGCCGGCAAATACAAGGAAGCGATCGTCATTCTGTCCAAGGTCCCCGCGGCCGACAGCGCATGGCTCGACGCCCAGCACGACCTCGTGCGCGCCTATGCATCGGTCGGCCGGTACGACGACGCCGAGAATACGGCGCGGCGCGCCGTGTCGACGCCGCGCGGCAAGGAATTATGGAATTCGCTTGGCCAGGTGCTGTTGGTGCGCGGCAAGCGCGCCGCGGCCGAGGGTGCGTTCGTGCGCGCGTCGAGCGAGCATGCGTCGGACAGTCTCGTCGCGCAGCTCAATCTCGCCGAGCTGCATTACGCGCGCGGCGAGCGCGATCGCGCGATGAAGGAGTTCGACCACTTCATCGACATCTACAACGCGTCCGCGGGGAGCAGCTTGTCGAGCGAGGAGCTCGTCGCCGTCGCGACGGCCGTCGAATACCTCGGCGCGAACGACCCGCAGCTCTTCAAGGATGCGCTGAAGGCGTACGATCGCGCGATCAGCGCCGACCCGACGAATCTGGACGCCAAGATCAAACTCGGCGAGCTGTTCCTGCGCAAATACAACTTTGCTGATGCGCAGAAGACCTTCGAGGACGTTCTCGACAACAATCCGAACGAGCCGCGCGCGCTGCTGGGTGCCGCGCGACGGCTCGAGGCGGACAATCAGCCCGGTGCGGATTCATTGTTGCGCGCCGCGCTGAACGTGAATCCGGATTATCCGGACGCGCGCACGCTGCACGGCGAGATGCTGCTCAGTCTCGAGGACTACGCCGGCGCGCAGCAGGACATCGATCGCGCGCTGCGCATCGATCCGATGAACGAGCGCGCGCTCGCCGTCGCGACGGCGATCAAGTATCTGTCGCACGACCAGCCTGGGTACGAGGCGATGCGGCAGCGCGCGCTCGCGGCGAATCCGAACGACGGCGAACTGGACGCCACGCTCGCCGAGCTTTCGGGTCAGGTGCGACTGTACGAACAGGCGGCGGATTTTGCGCGGCAAGCGTTGCAGCTCAATCCAAAGAACTGGCGCGCCTGGGGATTGCTCGGCAACAACGAGCTGCGCCTGGGCCAGATCGACGACGGAAAGAAGAGCCTCGAGACGGCGTTCTCAGGCGACCCGTACAGCGTGTGGGTCAAGAATACGCTCGACCTGCTCGACACATATAAGAACTATGATATGATCTCGAGCGATCATTTTCGCTTCATGATCGAGAAGGACGAGTCGCAGATTCTTGCGGTATACCTCAAGGATTTGGCGGAGCAGGCGTACGCGAAGTACTCGAAGGAATTCGGGTATGCGCCGCCGCCGCCGATTCGCATCGAGGTGTATCGCAGTCACGCGGACTTCTCGGTGCGGACCGTTGGGCTGGCGGGCCTGGGCGCGTTGGGGGTGAGCTTCGGAACGACGCTCGCGTTCGATTCGCCGGCCGCGAAGGACGCGGGTCCGTTCAACTGGGGCTCGACCGTGTGGCACGAGCTGGCGCACACGTTCACGCTTGGCGTGACGGACAATCGCATTCCGCGCTGGCTGTCGGAAGGACTGTCGGTGTACGAAGAGCATCACGGACCGAAGACCGGCTGGGGCTTCAGCGTGTCGCCCGATTTCCTCGCGGCGTACAAGGCGGGCAAGCTCGTGCCGGTGAGCCGCATGAACGATGGGTTCATGCATCCCGCGTATCCGGAGCAGGTGCAGTTCTCGTACTTCCAGGCGTCGCTCGTGTGCGAGTTGATCGTGCGCGACTACGGCGAAGGCGCGATCGCCAGGATGCTGCAGGCGTACAAGGACGGAATGACGACGGAGCAGGTGTTTCAGAAAGTGCTGAACACCGACATGAAGTCGTTCGACAAGAAGTTCGACGACTATTTGAAGCTGCGGTACGCGAGCGTGCTGCCGTCGATCACGAAGGAGCCGCCGGAGATCAATGCATCGACGTCGCTGGACGACGTGGATCAGATGGTGAAGAACAAGCCGAATGATTTCGGCGTGTTGCTGCTCGGCGGCATGGCGATGGTGGAGCACAATGAGCTCGATCGGGCGATTCCGCTGCTCGAGCGGGCGCGCGACATTTTCCCGGAGTATGGCGGCGACGACAGTCCGTACGCGGTGCTCGACGCTGTGTACGCGAAGAAGGGCGATCTCGCGAAGGAAGCCGCGGTGCTGGAGAGGTGGACGACACTGACCGAGACGAACGCGAAGGCGCTCGCGCGATTGGCTGATGTGCAGGAGAAGCTCGGGAACGCGAAGGCGGCCGCTGACGCGCTCGATCGATTGATGTTCGTGAATCCGTTCGATCTGGCGACGCATCAGCGACTCGCGCAGTTGTCGGCGGCGGCGGGGGACAGGCAGCGGACGATTCGCGAGCGTACCGCGATCGTCGCGTTGAATCCCGTGGACCAGGCCGACGCGTGGTATCAGTTGGCGCAGGCGCAGCACGACGCGGGCGACGACGTGCATGCGCGGACGAGCGTGCTGCGGTCGCTCGAGGAAGCGCCGAATTTCGAGAAGGCGCAGACGTTGCTGCTGACCATCTACGACGCTCGGGTTCGTCAGAGCGGCGGCGAGGTGAAGAAGCCATGA
- a CDS encoding PhzF family phenazine biosynthesis protein translates to MNARYFTCDVFTDRRFGGNQLAVFPDASKVPSELMHPIAREFNYSETTFVLPPDDPSHTAKVRIFTPGGELQFAGHPTVGTAHVLASVGAVRLSGDETRIVLEEGVGPVPVMIRARNGKPEFAQLSVAQLPQVGPPPPSAAQLAAALSLPTDSVLDGERGMKPETVSCGTPFLFVPLRDRDAVSRSRVKLDLFEAALGGYVTEKVMVFATEAEQAGHDIRARMYAPGIGVPEDPATGSACVALAGYLAARDERRDGTLRWIVEQGFEMGRPSLLEIEADKNDGAITAARVGGKTVLVCEGSMSL, encoded by the coding sequence ATGAACGCTCGCTATTTCACCTGTGACGTGTTCACCGATCGGCGCTTCGGCGGAAATCAGCTCGCGGTCTTTCCGGACGCGAGCAAAGTCCCCTCTGAGCTAATGCACCCGATCGCACGAGAGTTCAACTACTCCGAGACCACATTTGTACTGCCGCCTGACGACCCGAGCCATACGGCCAAGGTCCGCATCTTCACGCCGGGCGGCGAGTTGCAGTTTGCCGGGCACCCGACGGTCGGCACCGCGCACGTCCTCGCGTCGGTCGGAGCCGTTCGTCTCAGCGGGGACGAAACGCGAATCGTGCTCGAGGAAGGCGTCGGCCCCGTTCCCGTCATGATTCGCGCAAGGAACGGCAAACCGGAATTCGCGCAGCTCTCGGTCGCGCAGCTTCCGCAGGTCGGGCCGCCGCCGCCATCCGCCGCGCAACTGGCCGCCGCCCTTTCGCTGCCGACCGATTCGGTGCTCGACGGCGAGCGCGGAATGAAACCCGAGACCGTCTCGTGCGGCACTCCGTTTCTGTTCGTGCCGTTGCGTGATCGCGACGCGGTCTCGCGCTCACGCGTGAAGCTCGACCTCTTCGAGGCCGCGCTCGGCGGCTACGTCACGGAGAAAGTGATGGTCTTCGCGACCGAAGCGGAGCAGGCCGGACACGACATTCGCGCGCGGATGTATGCGCCCGGCATCGGCGTTCCCGAAGATCCGGCGACGGGCAGCGCGTGCGTCGCGCTCGCGGGCTACCTTGCCGCGCGCGATGAACGCCGCGACGGCACGCTGCGCTGGATCGTCGAACAGGGTTTCGAGATGGGCCGCCCGAGCCTTCTCGAGATCGAAGCGGACAAGAACGACGGCGCGATCACGGCTGCGCGCGTCGGCGGCAAGACTGTCCTGGTGTGCGAAGGCTCGATGTCGCTCTAG
- the map gene encoding type I methionyl aminopeptidase yields the protein MTIESSSDLQGMRAVGKLVGQAIIEMRQALAPGMTTEQLDDVGANFLRRHGARSAPQLTYAFPGFNCISVNDEVVHGVPGSRRLKPGDVVKIDVTAELDGFIADSACTAIIPPVSTAAHNLAQCAERAFRRGLEVASAGVRISALGRAVEEEVNRWGHSVIREMCGHGVGRGLHEKPSVPNFFSPFTPGTLTDGMVIALEPIIAERPSPVFEDDDGWTIRTATGCLAAHYEHTIVIREGRAEILTAA from the coding sequence ATGACCATCGAATCCAGTTCCGACCTGCAAGGCATGCGCGCGGTGGGCAAGCTCGTCGGCCAAGCCATCATCGAGATGCGCCAGGCGCTCGCGCCGGGGATGACGACTGAGCAACTCGACGACGTCGGCGCCAACTTCCTTCGCCGCCACGGCGCACGCTCCGCGCCGCAGCTCACCTATGCGTTTCCGGGGTTCAACTGCATCAGCGTCAACGACGAGGTGGTGCACGGTGTTCCCGGCTCGCGCCGCCTGAAGCCGGGCGACGTCGTGAAGATCGACGTGACGGCGGAGCTGGACGGATTCATCGCCGATTCCGCGTGCACCGCGATCATTCCGCCGGTGAGCACGGCGGCGCACAATCTCGCGCAGTGCGCCGAGCGCGCGTTCAGGCGCGGCCTCGAGGTCGCGTCAGCGGGCGTTCGCATTTCCGCACTGGGGCGCGCGGTCGAAGAAGAAGTGAATCGCTGGGGACACTCGGTCATCCGCGAGATGTGCGGGCACGGCGTCGGGCGCGGCCTTCACGAAAAGCCGTCGGTCCCGAATTTCTTCAGCCCGTTCACGCCGGGCACGCTCACGGACGGCATGGTGATCGCGCTCGAGCCGATCATTGCCGAGCGGCCGTCGCCGGTGTTCGAGGATGACGACGGCTGGACGATTCGCACGGCGACGGGCTGCCTTGCGGCGCACTACGAGCATACGATCGTCATCCGAGAGGGCCGCGCGGAGATTTTGACCGCGGCGTGA
- a CDS encoding PadR family transcriptional regulator: MPTAQHPAPSPQVFHILLALVGEDLHGYAIIQDVAERTGGEVKLTASTLYAAVKRLLDMGWIEEARRRPRTGDDPRRRYYHLTHLGREAARAEAMRLERLAAMARAKHLIPARR; encoded by the coding sequence ATGCCCACCGCCCAGCACCCAGCGCCCAGCCCGCAGGTCTTTCACATCCTCCTCGCCCTCGTCGGCGAAGACCTCCACGGCTACGCCATCATTCAGGATGTCGCCGAGCGCACCGGCGGCGAAGTCAAGTTGACGGCGAGCACGCTGTACGCCGCGGTGAAGCGCCTGCTGGACATGGGATGGATCGAAGAGGCGCGCCGCCGGCCCCGCACCGGCGACGACCCGCGCCGCCGCTATTACCACCTCACGCACCTCGGCCGCGAGGCCGCGCGCGCCGAAGCCATGCGTCTCGAGCGACTCGCGGCGATGGCGCGCGCCAAGCATCTCATCCCCGCACGGCGATGA
- a CDS encoding ABC transporter permease, whose amino-acid sequence MTVRVYRALLVLLLPSSFHDAFGSELLAVYTEIDRAVRARAGRRAAWRALAAELPGLIRLAVNERRTDRTIRAPAATTRLEENMFDSLRQDLTVAARSLRRSPLFALVAIASLALGIGANTAIFSVVDAVLLAPLHFADPSRLVALNQVDKTADAMATSETSPASFYDWQAHTRSMHLAGYSGVTATLLRGGADPEQLEGLRSIGGLLPLLGVAPEIGRVLTLDDEVPEAPPVMVLSYDRWRRSFGGDRGVIGRVVDLNGMPTTIVGVMPPAFGFGDPLDYVVPAHFTPQFRANRDQYFISVVGRLAPGATVDAARAEMGVIGDRLIRDWPKFNQGTRIDVAPLRDTIVGAVRRQLFVLMCAVGFVLLITCANLGNLLLARAAGRRREIAIRQALGAGRSRVLRQLLTESMLLAGAGGVAGLLVGKGFLRLLLAAQVTTNLPRAGEIALDARVILFTTFVSIAAGLAFGSVPGWQLARGSSIDALRDGGRGSSGHQWARSVLVVSEIALAMILLTGAGLLLRSFERLREVHSGVRTEGVLTFSLRPHAASSAMFEDVLTRLHALPGVRAAAVTSYLPIAGRGTGAWFNRIDRPLPENVQPTGVPYRVVTPEFFAATGIPLVRGRLFTTADRVDAPGIIVNEALVKQYYPGEDPLGKPVYMGAPDNRLFHEAPIVGVVADTRDAGLAADPLPTVYIPLAVMPSWPFFDVVVRTTGNASLLAPSARAIVHAVMPTTPVGDMRTYDDVLAAAVAPARWSTTLLGVFAAVALAIAVLGVFGVLSFLVTQRTRELGIRIALGASSRAVRRMVVGRGLVLVGAGLGVGVLGALLLTQFMSTLLFDVPPRDAVTFVGVAALLAICGAVASYLPARRATLVDPVIALRAE is encoded by the coding sequence ATGACGGTCCGCGTCTACCGCGCACTGCTCGTGCTCTTGCTGCCGTCGTCGTTTCACGACGCGTTCGGCAGCGAGCTGCTCGCGGTGTACACGGAAATCGATCGCGCCGTCCGCGCACGCGCCGGCCGGCGCGCCGCATGGCGTGCATTGGCGGCCGAGCTGCCCGGTCTCATTCGTCTCGCCGTGAACGAGCGGCGCACCGATCGCACCATTCGCGCACCCGCCGCGACGACTCGCCTCGAGGAGAACATGTTCGACTCGCTTCGCCAGGACCTCACCGTCGCCGCGCGGTCGCTGCGCCGCTCGCCACTCTTCGCGCTCGTCGCGATCGCGTCGCTCGCGCTCGGCATCGGCGCCAACACGGCAATCTTCAGTGTCGTCGACGCGGTGCTGCTCGCGCCGCTGCACTTCGCCGATCCGTCGCGGCTCGTCGCGTTGAATCAGGTCGACAAGACCGCCGACGCGATGGCGACCAGCGAAACGTCGCCCGCGAGCTTCTATGATTGGCAAGCACATACGAGGTCGATGCATCTCGCCGGATATTCCGGCGTCACCGCGACGTTGCTGCGCGGCGGGGCAGATCCGGAACAGCTCGAGGGCTTGCGCAGCATCGGCGGCCTGCTGCCGCTCCTGGGCGTTGCTCCGGAAATCGGCCGCGTGCTCACCCTCGACGACGAGGTGCCGGAAGCGCCGCCGGTGATGGTGCTGAGCTACGATCGGTGGCGGCGATCGTTCGGCGGCGATCGCGGCGTGATCGGCCGCGTCGTCGATCTCAATGGAATGCCCACGACGATCGTCGGCGTGATGCCGCCCGCGTTCGGATTCGGCGATCCGCTCGACTACGTCGTGCCCGCGCACTTCACGCCGCAGTTTCGCGCCAATCGCGACCAATACTTCATTTCCGTCGTCGGCCGTCTCGCGCCGGGCGCTACCGTCGACGCAGCGCGCGCCGAGATGGGCGTGATCGGCGATCGATTGATTCGCGACTGGCCAAAATTCAATCAGGGAACGCGCATCGATGTCGCGCCGCTGCGCGACACCATCGTCGGCGCGGTGAGACGGCAGTTGTTCGTGCTCATGTGCGCCGTCGGGTTCGTGCTGCTCATCACCTGCGCCAACCTTGGCAACCTGTTGCTCGCGCGCGCAGCAGGCCGCCGCCGCGAAATCGCGATTCGCCAAGCCCTCGGCGCCGGCCGCTCGCGCGTGTTGCGTCAGTTGCTCACCGAGAGCATGCTGCTCGCGGGCGCCGGCGGCGTCGCGGGACTTCTGGTCGGCAAGGGATTTCTCAGGTTGCTGCTCGCCGCGCAGGTGACGACGAACTTGCCGCGCGCCGGCGAGATCGCGCTCGACGCGCGGGTGATTCTCTTTACGACGTTCGTGTCGATCGCCGCCGGTCTCGCATTCGGGAGCGTGCCGGGTTGGCAGCTTGCTCGCGGCTCGTCCATCGATGCGTTGCGGGACGGCGGCCGCGGCTCGAGCGGACACCAATGGGCGCGCAGCGTGCTCGTCGTGTCCGAGATCGCGCTCGCGATGATTCTGCTCACTGGTGCCGGGTTGTTGCTGCGAAGCTTCGAGCGCCTGCGCGAGGTTCACAGCGGCGTGCGAACCGAGGGTGTGTTGACGTTCAGCCTGCGTCCTCACGCGGCGTCATCCGCGATGTTCGAGGATGTGCTCACGCGCTTGCACGCACTGCCGGGCGTACGGGCCGCGGCGGTGACGAGTTATCTGCCGATCGCGGGACGCGGCACGGGGGCGTGGTTCAATCGCATCGATCGACCGCTGCCTGAAAACGTGCAGCCGACCGGCGTGCCGTATCGTGTCGTGACGCCGGAGTTCTTTGCGGCGACCGGCATTCCGCTCGTGCGCGGCCGATTGTTCACGACCGCCGATCGCGTCGATGCGCCCGGGATCATCGTGAACGAGGCGTTGGTGAAGCAGTACTATCCCGGCGAAGATCCACTCGGCAAACCAGTCTACATGGGTGCGCCCGACAATCGGCTGTTTCATGAGGCGCCGATCGTCGGGGTCGTTGCCGATACGCGCGACGCCGGCCTCGCGGCCGATCCGCTGCCGACCGTCTACATCCCACTCGCCGTGATGCCGAGCTGGCCGTTCTTCGACGTCGTGGTGCGGACGACGGGCAATGCGTCACTTCTTGCGCCGTCGGCGCGCGCGATCGTTCACGCGGTGATGCCGACGACGCCGGTCGGCGACATGCGCACGTACGACGACGTGCTCGCCGCGGCGGTCGCGCCCGCGCGTTGGTCCACCACGCTGCTCGGCGTGTTCGCGGCGGTTGCACTCGCCATCGCCGTGCTGGGGGTGTTCGGCGTGCTCTCGTTCCTCGTCACCCAGCGCACGCGCGAGCTTGGCATTCGCATCGCGCTCGGCGCATCGTCGCGCGCGGTGCGGCGCATGGTCGTGGGACGCGGGTTGGTGTTGGTCGGTGCGGGGTTGGGCGTCGGCGTGCTCGGCGCGCTGTTGCTGACGCAGTTCATGTCCACGCTGCTCTTCGACGTGCCGCCGCGCGATGCCGTGACGTTCGTGGGAGTCGCGGCGCTGTTGGCGATCTGCGGCGCGGTGGCGAGCTATCTCCCGGCGCGCCGCGCGACGCTGGTCGATCCCGTCATCGCGCTGCGGGCGGAATGA
- a CDS encoding DNA-formamidopyrimidine glycosylase family protein: MPELPDITVYVEALERRIPGATLDEVRLKTPFLLRTVEPPLSDLIGKRVVAVSRLGKRIVVELEGDLFIVLHLMIAGRLHWKARGAKGGRSPLAEFDFSTGTLTLTEAGTKRRASLYLVRGRAGLAEHGRGGLEVLDASRDAFAERLRSENHTIKRSLTDPRLFSGIGNAYSDEILHRARLSPVKLTSRLSDDEIARLFDATRATLIEWTDRLRRESADGFPEKVTAFRDEMAVHGKFGQPCPVCGTAVQRIRYADNETNYCARCQTDGKLLADRGLSRLLKQDWPRSIDEL; encoded by the coding sequence ATGCCCGAACTGCCGGACATCACCGTCTACGTCGAAGCGCTCGAACGCCGCATCCCCGGCGCAACGCTCGATGAAGTCCGCCTCAAGACGCCATTCCTGCTTCGGACAGTGGAACCGCCACTCTCCGATCTGATCGGCAAGCGCGTCGTCGCCGTCTCGCGACTCGGCAAACGCATCGTGGTCGAGCTGGAGGGCGACCTGTTCATCGTGCTGCACCTGATGATCGCCGGCCGCCTTCACTGGAAAGCGCGCGGAGCGAAAGGGGGCCGCAGCCCGCTCGCCGAGTTCGACTTCTCGACGGGCACGCTCACGCTGACCGAAGCCGGCACGAAACGCCGCGCATCGCTCTACCTCGTCCGCGGCCGCGCGGGACTCGCCGAGCACGGGCGCGGCGGGCTCGAGGTGCTCGACGCATCGCGCGACGCATTCGCCGAGCGACTGCGCTCGGAGAATCACACGATCAAGCGATCGCTCACCGACCCGCGCCTGTTCAGCGGCATCGGAAACGCGTACTCCGACGAGATTCTCCACCGCGCGCGCCTGTCGCCGGTGAAGCTCACGAGCCGCCTGTCGGACGACGAGATCGCGCGCCTGTTCGATGCGACGCGCGCGACGCTCATCGAATGGACCGACCGGCTGCGCAGGGAATCAGCCGACGGCTTTCCCGAAAAGGTCACGGCCTTCCGCGACGAGATGGCCGTGCACGGCAAGTTCGGTCAGCCGTGCCCCGTCTGCGGTACCGCGGTGCAGCGCATTCGATACGCCGACAACGAAACGAACTACTGCGCGCGCTGCCAGACGGACGGAAAGCTCCTTGCCGATCGCGGACTTTCGAGATTACTCAAGCAGGACTGGCCGCGCAGCATCGACGAGTTGTAA
- a CDS encoding PadR family transcriptional regulator — protein MATIDLDLLQGTLDLLVLKALKWGPRHGYAVASWIRGVTNQRLQIEEGALYTALHRMEKRGWLEAEWGVSENNRKAKFYQLTAQGRKQLRAKSEVWTEYAAAVFKVLRTV, from the coding sequence GTGGCGACCATCGATCTCGACCTGCTCCAGGGAACGCTCGACCTCCTCGTGCTCAAGGCGCTCAAGTGGGGACCGCGGCACGGCTACGCCGTCGCGTCGTGGATCCGCGGCGTCACCAACCAGCGCCTGCAGATCGAGGAAGGCGCGCTCTACACCGCGCTCCACCGCATGGAAAAGCGCGGGTGGCTCGAGGCCGAGTGGGGCGTGTCGGAGAACAATCGCAAGGCGAAGTTCTATCAGCTCACCGCCCAGGGACGAAAGCAGCTTCGCGCCAAGTCCGAAGTGTGGACGGAGTACGCTGCCGCGGTATTCAAAGTGCTTCGCACCGTGTGA